A single region of the Bicyclus anynana chromosome 16, ilBicAnyn1.1, whole genome shotgun sequence genome encodes:
- the LOC112053924 gene encoding glycogen synthase kinase-3 beta isoform X6 translates to MSGRPRTTSFAEGSKSVRKTFDNQPPKPTLGGVKISSKDGSKVTTVVATPGQGPDRPQEVSYADMKLIGNGSFGVVYQAKLCDTGELIAIKKVLQDKRFKNRELQIMRRLEHCNIVKLKYFFYSSGEKKDEVYLNLVLEYIPETVYKVARHYSKDEQTIPISFIKLYMYQLFRSLAYIHSLGICHRDIKPQNLLLDPKTGVLKLCDFGSAKHLVRGEPNVSYICSRYYRAPELIFGAIDYTTKIDVWSAGCVVAELLLGQPIFPGDSGVDQLVEIIKVLGTPTREQIREMNPNYTEFKFPQIKSHPWAKVFRACTPPDAISLVSRLLEYTPGTRLSPLQACAHSFFDELREPSAHLPNGRPLPPLFNFTEYELGIQPSLNDFLKPRAAPPPDQAPAAAAPAASQDHDAQGENSASGPSGGSPGAS, encoded by the exons GCAAGGACGGCTCGAAGGTGACGACTGTGGTAGCGACGCCGGGGCAAGGCCCCGACAGGCCGCAGGAGGTGAGCTATGCGGACATGAAGCTCATCGGCAACGGCAGCTTCGGCGTCGTCTACCAGGCCAAACTATGCGACACCGGCGAGCTCATTGCCATCAAGAAAGTGCTCCAGGACAAAAGGTTTAAG AATCGAGAACTGCAAATCATGCGACGGCTGGAGCactgtaatattgtcaaattgAAATACTTCTTTTACTCAAGCGGAGAAAAG AAAGACGAAGTGTACCTGAATTTGGTGCTGGAGTATATACCAGAGACTGTGTATAAAGTTGCGCGTCACTACTCCAAAGATGAACAAACCATACCAATTAGTTTTATAAAG CTATACATGTACCAGTTGTTCAGAAGCCTGGCGTATATCCACTCGCTGGGCATCTGTCACCGGGACATCAAGCCTCAGAATCTGTTGCTGGACCCCAAGACAGGGGTACTGAAGCTGTGCGACTTTGGTTCGGCGAAGCACCTCGTGCGCGGCGAACCGAATGTTTCCTACATCTGCTCGCGGTACTACCGCGCGCCAGAACTCATCTTTGGAGCAATAGATTACACTACGAAAATTG ATGTATGGAGCGCAGGCTGCGTGGTAGCGGAATTGCTTCTGGGCCAGCCGATATTTCCCGGTGACTCGGGCGTTGACCAGCTCGTCGAAATCATCAAG GTCTTAGGAACTCCGACTCGAGAACAGATACGCGAAATGAATCCCAACTACACAGAGTTCAAGTTTCCACAGATCAAAAGTCATCCCTGGGCAAAG GTGTTCCGCGCGTGCACGCCGCCGGACGCCATCTCGCTGGTGTCGCGCCTGCTGGAGTACACGCCGGGCACGCGCCTGTCGCCGCTGCAGGCGTGCGCGCACAGCTTCTTCGACGAGCTGCGCGAGCCCAGCGCGCACCTGCCCAACGGCCGCCCGCTGCCGCCGCTGTTCAACTTCACGGAGTACGAGCTGGGCATCCAGCCCTCGCTCAACGACTTCCTCAagccgcgcgccgcgccgccgcccgaccaggcgcccgccgccgccgcgcccgccgcttCGCAGGATCACGACGCGCAAG gtGAGAACTCAGCGAGCGGACCGAGCGGCGGCTCCCCGGGCGCGTCGTAG
- the LOC112053924 gene encoding glycogen synthase kinase-3 beta isoform X4: MSGRPRTTSFAEGSKSVRKTFDNQPPKPTLGGVKISSKDGSKVTTVVATPGQGPDRPQEVSYADMKLIGNGSFGVVYQAKLCDTGELIAIKKVLQDKRFKNRELQIMRRLEHCNIVKLKYFFYSSGEKVAVPEAVSSLLNAMQSLEVAKDEVYLNLVLEYIPETVYKVARHYSKDEQTIPISFIKLYMYQLFRSLAYIHSLGICHRDIKPQNLLLDPKTGVLKLCDFGSAKHLVRGEPNVSYICSRYYRAPELIFGAIDYTTKIDVWSAGCVVAELLLGQPIFPGDSGVDQLVEIIKVLGTPTREQIREMNPNYTEFKFPQIKSHPWAKVFRACTPPDAISLVSRLLEYTPGTRLSPLQACAHSFFDELREPSAHLPNGRPLPPLFNFTEYELGIQPSLNDFLKPRAAPPPDQAPAAAAPAASQDHDAQGENSASGPSGGSPGAS, translated from the exons GCAAGGACGGCTCGAAGGTGACGACTGTGGTAGCGACGCCGGGGCAAGGCCCCGACAGGCCGCAGGAGGTGAGCTATGCGGACATGAAGCTCATCGGCAACGGCAGCTTCGGCGTCGTCTACCAGGCCAAACTATGCGACACCGGCGAGCTCATTGCCATCAAGAAAGTGCTCCAGGACAAAAGGTTTAAG AATCGAGAACTGCAAATCATGCGACGGCTGGAGCactgtaatattgtcaaattgAAATACTTCTTTTACTCAAGCGGAGAAAAG GTGGCAGTGCCCGAAGCGGTTAGCTCTCTGCTAAATGCAATGCAGTCTCTAGAAGTCGCA AAAGACGAAGTGTACCTGAATTTGGTGCTGGAGTATATACCAGAGACTGTGTATAAAGTTGCGCGTCACTACTCCAAAGATGAACAAACCATACCAATTAGTTTTATAAAG CTATACATGTACCAGTTGTTCAGAAGCCTGGCGTATATCCACTCGCTGGGCATCTGTCACCGGGACATCAAGCCTCAGAATCTGTTGCTGGACCCCAAGACAGGGGTACTGAAGCTGTGCGACTTTGGTTCGGCGAAGCACCTCGTGCGCGGCGAACCGAATGTTTCCTACATCTGCTCGCGGTACTACCGCGCGCCAGAACTCATCTTTGGAGCAATAGATTACACTACGAAAATTG ATGTATGGAGCGCAGGCTGCGTGGTAGCGGAATTGCTTCTGGGCCAGCCGATATTTCCCGGTGACTCGGGCGTTGACCAGCTCGTCGAAATCATCAAG GTCTTAGGAACTCCGACTCGAGAACAGATACGCGAAATGAATCCCAACTACACAGAGTTCAAGTTTCCACAGATCAAAAGTCATCCCTGGGCAAAG GTGTTCCGCGCGTGCACGCCGCCGGACGCCATCTCGCTGGTGTCGCGCCTGCTGGAGTACACGCCGGGCACGCGCCTGTCGCCGCTGCAGGCGTGCGCGCACAGCTTCTTCGACGAGCTGCGCGAGCCCAGCGCGCACCTGCCCAACGGCCGCCCGCTGCCGCCGCTGTTCAACTTCACGGAGTACGAGCTGGGCATCCAGCCCTCGCTCAACGACTTCCTCAagccgcgcgccgcgccgccgcccgaccaggcgcccgccgccgccgcgcccgccgcttCGCAGGATCACGACGCGCAAG gtGAGAACTCAGCGAGCGGACCGAGCGGCGGCTCCCCGGGCGCGTCGTAG
- the LOC112053924 gene encoding glycogen synthase kinase-3 beta isoform X5 has product MLRRRGMYTVNADAGLRTKSTEIATVVSKKFGKDGSKVTTVVATPGQGPDRPQEVSYADMKLIGNGSFGVVYQAKLCDTGELIAIKKVLQDKRFKNRELQIMRRLEHCNIVKLKYFFYSSGEKVAVPEAVSSLLNAMQSLEVAKDEVYLNLVLEYIPETVYKVARHYSKDEQTIPISFIKLYMYQLFRSLAYIHSLGICHRDIKPQNLLLDPKTGVLKLCDFGSAKHLVRGEPNVSYICSRYYRAPELIFGAIDYTTKIDVWSAGCVVAELLLGQPIFPGDSGVDQLVEIIKVLGTPTREQIREMNPNYTEFKFPQIKSHPWAKVFRACTPPDAISLVSRLLEYTPGTRLSPLQACAHSFFDELREPSAHLPNGRPLPPLFNFTEYELGIQPSLNDFLKPRAAPPPDQAPAAAAPAASQDHDAQGENSASGPSGGSPGAS; this is encoded by the exons GCAAGGACGGCTCGAAGGTGACGACTGTGGTAGCGACGCCGGGGCAAGGCCCCGACAGGCCGCAGGAGGTGAGCTATGCGGACATGAAGCTCATCGGCAACGGCAGCTTCGGCGTCGTCTACCAGGCCAAACTATGCGACACCGGCGAGCTCATTGCCATCAAGAAAGTGCTCCAGGACAAAAGGTTTAAG AATCGAGAACTGCAAATCATGCGACGGCTGGAGCactgtaatattgtcaaattgAAATACTTCTTTTACTCAAGCGGAGAAAAG GTGGCAGTGCCCGAAGCGGTTAGCTCTCTGCTAAATGCAATGCAGTCTCTAGAAGTCGCA AAAGACGAAGTGTACCTGAATTTGGTGCTGGAGTATATACCAGAGACTGTGTATAAAGTTGCGCGTCACTACTCCAAAGATGAACAAACCATACCAATTAGTTTTATAAAG CTATACATGTACCAGTTGTTCAGAAGCCTGGCGTATATCCACTCGCTGGGCATCTGTCACCGGGACATCAAGCCTCAGAATCTGTTGCTGGACCCCAAGACAGGGGTACTGAAGCTGTGCGACTTTGGTTCGGCGAAGCACCTCGTGCGCGGCGAACCGAATGTTTCCTACATCTGCTCGCGGTACTACCGCGCGCCAGAACTCATCTTTGGAGCAATAGATTACACTACGAAAATTG ATGTATGGAGCGCAGGCTGCGTGGTAGCGGAATTGCTTCTGGGCCAGCCGATATTTCCCGGTGACTCGGGCGTTGACCAGCTCGTCGAAATCATCAAG GTCTTAGGAACTCCGACTCGAGAACAGATACGCGAAATGAATCCCAACTACACAGAGTTCAAGTTTCCACAGATCAAAAGTCATCCCTGGGCAAAG GTGTTCCGCGCGTGCACGCCGCCGGACGCCATCTCGCTGGTGTCGCGCCTGCTGGAGTACACGCCGGGCACGCGCCTGTCGCCGCTGCAGGCGTGCGCGCACAGCTTCTTCGACGAGCTGCGCGAGCCCAGCGCGCACCTGCCCAACGGCCGCCCGCTGCCGCCGCTGTTCAACTTCACGGAGTACGAGCTGGGCATCCAGCCCTCGCTCAACGACTTCCTCAagccgcgcgccgcgccgccgcccgaccaggcgcccgccgccgccgcgcccgccgcttCGCAGGATCACGACGCGCAAG gtGAGAACTCAGCGAGCGGACCGAGCGGCGGCTCCCCGGGCGCGTCGTAG